One region of Gossypium raimondii isolate GPD5lz chromosome 6, ASM2569854v1, whole genome shotgun sequence genomic DNA includes:
- the LOC105773833 gene encoding transcription factor bHLH93: MEINEESFLEELLALRRENWDTVPTQMNEVFSNGWNFDCFDDMNLSTSLFPTTFCHEFSTALPLEQDLGYFNGVYCPFGDEFSAPQLTDSSNNTFDTPPPFPNMLEEEESGFLADELNKLDVQVPCKAEPFQSPEAPVFNNEAAACLDRKNRGKKMEGQQPSKNLMAERRRRKRLNDRLSMLRSIVPKISKMDRTSILGDTIDYTKELLERIKSLQQETETDSNELNMAHIFKGGKSNEIFVRNTPKFEVERRDGETRIEICCSGKPGLLLSTVTTLEALGLEIQQCVISCFNDFALQASCSQDLEQRTLISCEDIKQALFRNAGYGGRCL, from the exons ATGGAGATCAATGAAGAAAGTTTCTTAGAGGAATTATTGGCTCTAAGAAGAGAAAATTGGGACACAGTTCCAACACAAATGAATGAAGTTTTCTCTAATGGATGGAACTTTGATTGCTTTGATGATATGAACCTTTCAACTAGTTTGTTTCCAACTACTTTCTGCCATGAATTTTCAACAGCTTTGCCTTTGGAACAAGACTTGGGTTACTTCAATGGAGTTTACTGCCCGTTTGGTGATGAATTCTCAGCACCACAACTCACAGATTCATCAAACAACACCTTTGATACACCACCACCATTTCCAAATATGTTGGAAGAAGAAGAGTCTGGTTTCCTTGCTGACGAACTTAACAAGCTAGATGTTCAAGTCCCTTGCAAAGCTGAGCCATTTCAATCACCAGAAGCACCAGTTTTCAACAATGAAGCAGCTGCTTGTTTAGACAGGAAGAACCGAGGTAAGAAGATGGAAGGACAACAACCTTCAAAGAATCTAATGGCTGaaagaaggagaagaaagagACTAAATGATCGCCTTTCCATGTTAAGATCAATTGTTCCCAAGATCAGCAAG ATGGATAGAACATCTATACTTGGAGATACTATAGATTATACAAAGGAGCTATTGGAGAGGATTAAAAGTTTGCAGCAAGAGACTGAAACAGATTCAAATGAGTTAAACATGGCTCACATTTTCAAGGGTGGGAAATCAAATGAAATCTTTGTGAGAAATACACCAAAG TTTGAGGTGGAAAGAAGAGATGGGGAGACAAGGATTGAGATTTGTTGCAGTGGGAAACCAGGGTTGTTGTTATCCACAGTGACAACACTGGAAGCATTAGGCCTTGAGATTCAACAGTGTGTTATTAGCTGTTTCAATGATTTTGCATTGCAAGCATCTTGTTCTCAG GACTTGGAACAGAGAACATTAATAAGTTGTGAAGATATAAAGCAGGCATTATTTAGAAATGCAGGGTATGGAGGAAGATGCTTATAG